In Streptomyces pluripotens, the genomic window AACGGCTGGCCCAGCTCGGTTACACCCAGGCCCTCGCCCGTCGTATGTCGGCGTTCTCGAACTACGCCGTCTCCTTCACGATCATCTCGGTGCTTTCCGGCTGTCTCACCCTGTACCTCTTCGGCATGACCACCGGCGGTCCAGCGGTGATCACCTGGGGTTGGGTGGCGGTGGGCCTGATGACACTGTTCGTGGGCCTGTCGATGGCCGAGATCTGCTCCGCCTACCCGACCTCGGCCGGCCTGTACTTCTGGGCCCACCGTCTGGCACCCCCGCATTCGGCGGCGGCCTGGGCGTGGTTCACGGGCTGGTTCAACGTGCTGGGCCAGGTGGCGGTGACCGCGGGCATCGACTTCGGCGCGGCCTCCTTCCTGGGCGCGTACCTCAACTTGCAGTTCGGCTTCGAGGTGACTCCGGGCCGCACGGTGCTGCTGTTCGCGGCAATCCTCCTCCTGCACGGCCTGCTGAACACGTTCGGCGTCCGGATCGTCGCGTTCCTCAACGGCATGAGCGTGTGGTGGCACGTCCTCGGGGTCGCGGTGATCGTCGGCGCGCTGGCCCTCGTGCCCGACCGCCACCAGTCGGCGTCGTTCGTGTTCACGAAGTTCGTCAACGAGACCGGCTGGGGCAGCGGCCCGTACGTCGTCCTGCTCGGTCTGCTCATGGCCCAGTACACCTTCACCGGCTACGACGCTTCCGCCCACATGACGGAGGAGACCCATGACGCTGCCACGGCAGGCCCCAAAGGCATCGTCCGTTCGATCTGGACCTCCTGGATCGCCGGCTTCGTACTGCTCCTCGGTTTCACCTTCGCCATCCAGTCCTACGACAAGGAACTCGCGTCCCCCACGGGGGCCCCGCCCGCCCAGATCCTCCTGGATGCCCTCGGCGCCACGACCGGCAAACTCCTCCTCCTGGTGGTCATCGGCGCCCAGCTCTTCTGCGGCATGGCCTCGGTCACTGCCAACAGCCGCATGATCTACGCCTTTTCCCGCGACGGCGCACTGCCCTTCTCCCGCGTCTGGCACACGGTCAGCCCGCGCACCCGCACTCCGGTGGCGGCGGTCTGGCTGGCCGCGCTCGGCGCCCTGGCTCTGGGACTGCCCTACTTGATCAACACAACGGCCTACGCGGCGGTGACCTCGATCGCGGTCATCGGCCTCTACATCGCCTATGTCATCCCGACCTTCCTTCGGGTGCGCAAGGGTGCCGCCTTCGAACGCGGACCGTGGCACCTGGGTCGCTGGTCCGCACCGGTCGGCGTGGTCTCGATGCTGTGGGTCACCGTGATCACGGTCCTGTTCATGCTCCCGCAGGTCTCCCCGGTCACCTGGGAGACCTTCAACTACGCCCCGGTCGCCGTCCTCGTCGTCCTCGGATTCGCGGCGACCTGGTGGTTGGCTTCGGCCCGCCGTTGGTTCCTCGGTCGGGCTCCCACCCCCACCCCCAAGTCGGTCCATAAGTGACTGTTCCGTGCGATTTCGGTCTTCCGGTGGGGCCGTGTCGTCGATACCTGATCGGAGACACGGCCCAGTCCGGCTATGCTCGGACTGGCAACCACGCATGGGCCCTTAGCTCAATTGGCAGAGCAGTGGACTTTTAATCCATTGGTTGTGGGTTCGAGTCCCACAGGGCCTACGGATGTGGAGGAGGGGTTACCCCTTCTGACCTGCTACGCAGCGTCCGGGTCGGCTTCGGTCGGCTCGGGCGCTTCCTCGTTTTCGAGCCATTGCGTGAGCGATGCGTGAGCGGATGTGGGCGTGGTCTGCGGATTGGCTGCCGTTTGGGCGGACGGTTCGGCAGCCGCCTGACGTGCCCGAGGGATCAGCTTCGCTGCCTTCTCCGCGATTTCGCGGTCCAGCTCAGGGAGCAGGCTCGTGTACGTGTCCGAGGTCAGCGTGATGGTGGAGTGCCGCAGCGTCTCCTTCACCGCGTGGATGTCGCCGCCGCCTCCGTGCGTGAGCGTCGCGGCGACGTGGCGGAGGTCCCGGAGGGTGATGGGCGGCAGGTCAGTCGTGGCGAGGATGCGGCGGAAGGTTTCGGAGACCGTCTCGGGGTGGAGCCAGGAGCCGTCCTCTTTGGTGAACACCTTGCCGGTGTCCTGCCAGGCGGTGTCCCACTTGGCGCGCTCCTTCTCCTGGCGGGCTTTGTGCTCGCGCAGTTCGGAGACGGTCGTGCTGTCGAGCGCGATCGTGTTCGCGCTGCCGTCCGTCTTGGGCTCGGACTCGTAGGGGTCCCAGCCGTCCACCACGATCTCCTTGGCGGGCGTGATGAGGCCGGCGTCGAGGTCGATCTCGTGCCAATCCTGGCCGACCGCCTCGCCGCGACGGAGACCGCGGGTACCCATGAGGTGGAAGATCGCGTACAGGCGGTCGCCCTCGGCCGCGTCGAGAAAGGCTCCGAACTGCTGCGGGGTCCACACCATCACGGGGCCAGGGACCTCGCCCGTCTCGCGCCAGCGCCGGACTCGCTCATCGGTCCAGAGAAGCGGCTTCGGGCGCTTGCCGGATTCCAACTCGACGTGTGACGCGGGGTTGAATGTGATGAGCTGCTGGGCGATCGCGGAATTCAGGGCCGCGCGCAAGGTGCGGCGGATCGCCTGACGGGATGCCGGGCCGGTGATCTTCCGGAACGGCTTCATCTCCGCCAGCTTGGCCCGCTCGGCCGCCAGCAGCTTCCGCTCGGCTCCTACCGGGCGTCCGGGCTTGCTCGGCTTGCAGCGGGCGATCTGCTCGCGGCGGGCCTCGTTCTCGGCCGCGATGACCTCGTTGTCGTCGGCTATCCCGTCGAACATCTCCACCAAGTGGCCGACGTTGAGGCGGTCGAGGCGTACGTGGCCGATGCGCGGCTTCAGGTGGACGCGGATGTGGGAGGCGTAGCCGTTGAGCGTGGTCTTGCGGCGCTTCTTCGCTGCGAACCACTGGTCGAGCCACTCGCCGACGGTGAGGCTGCCACGGAGGGCCAGGCCCGCCCTGAGGCGGCGTCGGGTCTCCTCGATGGCGGGCAGCGGGGCCTTCTCTGCGGCGACCTCCTCCAGCAGGGCGACGAGGCGCTGGAGGCTGTCGGGGTCATCCTTGTCCGCCAGGGCGAGCAGAGCGCGGACGTGGTCGAGGTCGGCTTGAGCCGTCTTCAGGGACTCGTAGCCGGCGCGGTTGAAGGAGCGGCGGGTGCCGTCCTCGCGAGGCGGGAGTTCCTGGCGTATGGAGTACGAGCCGTGCTTGCGGCTGGAGAGCTTGGGGCACTTCTTGCCGAGCGGCTTGCCGGTGTGAGGGTCACGGCAGTAGCAGCGGCGGTGGGTGGAACCCTTCAAAGATCGTTTTCCTCGGTGGTGTCGGGGTCGGTTTCGGGTGGGTCGACGTCGGCGAGTTCCGGCGGCAGGGTCGGTGGCGTGCCGCCGTCTTCGCGGATGAAGGCACGGGCGCTGCGGAGCCGGTACTTGGCTTCCAACGCCCTCTCTGCGTAGTCGGCTTGGGCGAGTACGGCTTCTTCGCGTTCTGCCTGGTTGGGTGCTGTCTTGGCTTTCCAGCGCTCGTGCTTCTCGCCCTTCAGGGCGGCCAGGGCGGCGCGCTGGTGGCGGACGTGGGCGCGGAAGGAGCGGAGCATGTCGTCTTCCATGCCGAAGCCCTCGCTGTCGCCGGTGAACCAGCGCATGGCATCCCAGGTCGGCTCGGAGTACTGCAGGGGAAGGCGCTGGACTCGGTCGACGTAGCCGACGGGGTAGAGCAGGCAGATGGGGTAGGTCCGCAGGGCTTCGGCGAGGACGATGACGTCGACCAGGGGCAGGTTGACGCGGCGGCCGGACTCCATGTTGGCGATCACATTGCGGGGGATCGGGTGGCCGATCTCCTCGCAGCGGTCAGCTAGGTCCTGGGCGCTCATGCGCAGCTCCTTCCTCCGTCTGCGAACCTCGGCGGCCACTGTGGCCATCACTTGGTCCGCCCACTCCGGGACGTCGTCCTCGTCCCTTCCAGCATCCGAACGGCGTTGTGTCATGCAGACACATTAACTTGCCTACCGTTGATTCCATGGCCTGGAGACGAGCGCGATCGCCGTGTTCGCCGAGGGCTCAGTCATGGATGGAGCGCGTATGCGCGAGAACGAACCCGTCGGCCGGGTGAAGGGCATGAGCCGCGAGGAGCTGCTGGAGCTTCCCGCGGCCGTTGACCTGGAGACCGGCAATCGGGCGCTGGGGCTGGGGCGGAGCAAGGGGTACGAGCTGGCGAAGCGCGGCCAGTACCCGTGCAAGGTGCTGCGGCTGGGCAACGCCTACCGGGTGGTGACCGCAGATCTGCTGGCCCTGCTGGGGCTGGCCGCGTGAGAGCGGGGAGCCGTAGCAGAAGGTTCTGCGCTGAGCTGACACAGAAATGCTGGACTGTTGCCAGGCGTGGACGTACGGTCCGTGTTCCCTCGCGATGGCCTGGCGCTCGCGAGCAAGGGGTGGGCCCCCGGCGGTGCAACGCCGGAGGCCCGAGCAACCCCGAACGGCCCTGGAAGAACCGACCCGGCGGCAAGGGCGTGCGAGCCCGCCACCGCCAGACGAGGAGCTGCCGAGTGCAACCCGAGAACCCCGAGTCCTATTCCGCCCCCGCACAGGCCATCTGGCCCGCAGCGGCTATCCCCGGCCGACCCGGCGCCCACCTGCGCGCCGCGCAGGCTGAAGACGCCGATGCGGACGCGAGCGACGGTGCGCGCGCCTGCGGCGCTGACGCAGCGGACACTCCGAGTGGTCTGGAAGCGATACCCGATGTGGAGCCGACCCTCGGCTCGGAGCTGCTGGACGAACTGCGCGGGCGGATCGCCCAGTTCGTGATCCCGCCCTCGCCCGAAGCCCTGGACGCGATCACCTTGTGGGTAGTGGCGACGCATCTGCAGGCGGCGTGGCAGCACGCGCCGCGTCTGGCGGTGGTGGGGCCGGCGAAGCGGTGCGGCAAGTCGCGGCTGCTGGACGTGCTGACCGAGACGGTCCACGAACCGATGCTCACCATCAACACCACACCGGCTGCGATCTTCCGGTCGATCACCGAGGAGGAGCCGCCGACGCTGCTGGTGGACGAGGCCGACACCATCTTCGGCCCGAAGGTGGCGGAGAAGAACGAGGAGACGCGTGGCCTGCTCAACGCCGGTCACCAGCGGGGCCGGTATGTGACCCGGGTCGTCGGCAACGATCACACCCCGCACAAGTTCGCCACCTTCGCCATGGCGGCCATCGCGGGAATCGGCGATCTGCCGGACACGGTCATGGACCGGTCGGTGGTGATCCGGATGCGGCGCAGGGCTGAGGGCGAGAAGGTCAAGCCCTTCCGGTCGCGGCGCGACATCCCGGCCCTGCATGATCTGCGCGACCGTATCCACGCGTGGGCCCGGCCACTGCTGGAGGAGGCCGCGGACCTGGAGCCGGAGATGCCGGTCGAGGACCGTGCCGCCGACACGTGGGAGCCCCTGGTCATCGTCGCCGACCTGGCCGGCGGGCACTGGCCCCGGCTGGCGCGGCTGGCGTGCGCGCGGATGGTCGCCGCCGAAGTGGCGGCCGAGGAGGACCACCCGAGCGGGGCGCGGATCCTCGCCGACATCCGCCGGGTCTTCTACGCCCAGCGCGAGGCGGACAGCCTGTCCACCGAGGAACTCCTCCACCATCTGCGCCAGGACGCGGAGGCTCCGTGGGCGGAGTGGGGGCGGGGCGGGCTGACCGCCCGTGAATTGGGCAGGCTGCTGCGCGATTTCGGGATCAAGCCCGGCAACGTTCGGATGGCCGACCGGACACAGCGCAAGGGCTACATGCGCAACAAGTTCCTGGACGCCTGGCGCCGGTACTGCCCCACCGTCCATCCCGTCGACGCCGACCCCGCTCGCGGCGAGGGCTGAGCCCCGCCCCCTGGTTGCCGTACCTGCCGTCCCTGCCGTGATCTCGCAGGTCACACGGCCTACAGGCAAGACGGCAACCGGGGCCAAGACGGGAACGCCATCATCAGTCGCACCCCTCCCGCCAAGATGCCGCCCTTATCCGTCTTGTGCCGTCCGCCGCCGTCCTGCCGTATCGCCGCAGGTCACAGCCCTGCCCGCCGGGACGGAAGACGCGACGCCACCGTCCCGGCCCGGGGGCACGGCCAGACCGGCACCAGGTTCGGCTGGATGTCCCGCGCGTGTTCCGACTCGGAATGCAACGTCGGCAGTACCTGCCGGGACGGAGGGCCGAGGCGGTTGCCGTACCCGCTGTGACCTGCGCCTGCAACGGCCAAGACGGCAAAGACGCACCACACCACTACCCCAGGAGTGCCCCGCTTGAGGATCCCTCGCATGTCCCGTCGCCGACACCGCCCGCCGCGCGGAGACCGGCCCGGTCAGGAGCAGCCGGCGAAGACGAAGCTCACCGCGGAGCAGTACGTGCTCCGCGCGGCCGGCGTCGTCATCGTGGCCCTTACCGCCGGTGCGTTCTGGCTCTCCTACGCCCACTTGGCCGAGGTCGCCGCCCAGCACGGACTCCGCGATTCGCCGACCCGCCGATGGGCGTGGCCCGCGACGCTGGACGCGTTCATCGTCGCGGGCGAGCTGCTCATGCTTCGTGCGGGCCTGCGCCAGGTCACCGACCTGTGGGCCATCGGCGTGACGGCCATCGGATCGGTCGGCTCCATCGGGCTCAACGTGGCCGGGGTGACCGGTACGCGCGAAGTCGGCAGTGTCCCGTTGCTCGACTACGTGGTCGCCGCGGTTCCCCCGGCCGCCGCGATGGTGGCCTTCGGCGTGCTGATGCGGCAGATCCACGAGCACGTCGTGCAGCCTGACGCCGACCATCCGGCCCCCGATTCAGCGCAGGCGCCGGAACCACCGGCCACCACATCCGTCCAGCCCACTGAGCCGTTGACCACCACGGTCGGTCAGTCCGGCGAGGCTTTCCCGGTCACGCGAGTCGGGCCTGCCGATCTGCTGGTTGAACCCGGCCCGGCCGCTGAGCCCTCGGCCGCCGTATCCGTCCCGTCAACGGAATCGTCCGCCTCCGCTGCCGCAGGCAAGTCGCGCGGTGGCCGTCCGCCCGGCGCCCCGCTTGAGGTACTCGTGGAGATCGGCCGGGCTGCTGCCGCTGCGCAGGGCAAGCTCACCCGGGCCGTGGTCCGAACGGCGGTTGAGGACAAAGGGCTGACGGTCGGCAGTGAGCGGCTGACCGAGGTGATGGACATCCTCCGGGCCGAACTCGAACCCTCCGCCGAGACCCATCGGCCCAGCGGCTGAACGGAACCGCTGCCGGGTGACCGGAACCCTTCCGGTCACCCGGCCCGCCGGTCACCGCCCTCACGTAACGCGCGATCGTCCACACCTGTGGATGAGGTGGTAACCGTCCGAACTCCATCCGATCTTCGCGGTGATCCGCATGCCCTCCCCACCCCTCTCCGGAGAACCGTCCATGAAGCACGACCTGTTCCACCCCGAGAACGCCCCCGCCGAGCCGAGGACGCTGACGAAGTCCCTTACGCTGGTGGACCGTTGGCGCCGCGCGTTCGGGCGGGCTGCCCCAGGCGGAGCCAGTAGTACCCCGAGTCCGACTCCAGGCCGGTCTTCGGGGGTCTCCGCCCCGGGGGTGGCGGAGGAGGCCCAGCGTCAGGGGGCGCCAGGCCGGGACGTCGGGGCCGTGGGCGGCCCCGACGAGGACCCGCTCCACACCGTCCAGCGCGAGATTCTGCGCTCCGTACGCGCTGCCGACACCGCCGAGAGCGTCGGCGGTGAGCCTGTCGTGAAGAGCGTCCAGCCCGCGATCCGTCGCTTCACCGGCACCAAGCGCGTCGTGCGCGTCGGCCCCTTGCGCTTCACCGGTGACGAGCACCCCCGCCTCCAGGAGGCCGCCGCCGAGCACGGCTACAAGGGCGACTCCGGCTTCGCCGCCGACATCGTCCTCGCCTTCCTCACCGGCCACTTCACCGCCAACCTGCCCTTGTCCGAGGACCGCCGACGCACGCATATCTTCCGCGCCCAGGTGCTGCGTCAGCTCAACCGGATCGGCGTGAACGTCAACCAGATCGCCCGCGCCCTCAACAGCGACCACACCCCACCCGACATCCGCCGGCACCTCGACGACCTCCACAACCTGCTGGAGCTGATCGCCGAAGCCCTGCGCCGACCCGCCGACCCGGAGACGGAGGCACCTGCGTGATCGCCGCCATCAAACGGGCCGGGTCC contains:
- a CDS encoding DUF2637 domain-containing protein; translation: MSRRRHRPPRGDRPGQEQPAKTKLTAEQYVLRAAGVVIVALTAGAFWLSYAHLAEVAAQHGLRDSPTRRWAWPATLDAFIVAGELLMLRAGLRQVTDLWAIGVTAIGSVGSIGLNVAGVTGTREVGSVPLLDYVVAAVPPAAAMVAFGVLMRQIHEHVVQPDADHPAPDSAQAPEPPATTSVQPTEPLTTTVGQSGEAFPVTRVGPADLLVEPGPAAEPSAAVSVPSTESSASAAAGKSRGGRPPGAPLEVLVEIGRAAAAAQGKLTRAVVRTAVEDKGLTVGSERLTEVMDILRAELEPSAETHRPSG
- a CDS encoding helix-turn-helix domain-containing protein, whose translation is MTQRRSDAGRDEDDVPEWADQVMATVAAEVRRRRKELRMSAQDLADRCEEIGHPIPRNVIANMESGRRVNLPLVDVIVLAEALRTYPICLLYPVGYVDRVQRLPLQYSEPTWDAMRWFTGDSEGFGMEDDMLRSFRAHVRHQRAALAALKGEKHERWKAKTAPNQAEREEAVLAQADYAERALEAKYRLRSARAFIREDGGTPPTLPPELADVDPPETDPDTTEENDL
- a CDS encoding DUF3631 domain-containing protein — protein: MQPENPESYSAPAQAIWPAAAIPGRPGAHLRAAQAEDADADASDGARACGADAADTPSGLEAIPDVEPTLGSELLDELRGRIAQFVIPPSPEALDAITLWVVATHLQAAWQHAPRLAVVGPAKRCGKSRLLDVLTETVHEPMLTINTTPAAIFRSITEEEPPTLLVDEADTIFGPKVAEKNEETRGLLNAGHQRGRYVTRVVGNDHTPHKFATFAMAAIAGIGDLPDTVMDRSVVIRMRRRAEGEKVKPFRSRRDIPALHDLRDRIHAWARPLLEEAADLEPEMPVEDRAADTWEPLVIVADLAGGHWPRLARLACARMVAAEVAAEEDHPSGARILADIRRVFYAQREADSLSTEELLHHLRQDAEAPWAEWGRGGLTARELGRLLRDFGIKPGNVRMADRTQRKGYMRNKFLDAWRRYCPTVHPVDADPARGEG
- a CDS encoding amino acid permease, encoding MTDARSSGLSDEERLAQLGYTQALARRMSAFSNYAVSFTIISVLSGCLTLYLFGMTTGGPAVITWGWVAVGLMTLFVGLSMAEICSAYPTSAGLYFWAHRLAPPHSAAAWAWFTGWFNVLGQVAVTAGIDFGAASFLGAYLNLQFGFEVTPGRTVLLFAAILLLHGLLNTFGVRIVAFLNGMSVWWHVLGVAVIVGALALVPDRHQSASFVFTKFVNETGWGSGPYVVLLGLLMAQYTFTGYDASAHMTEETHDAATAGPKGIVRSIWTSWIAGFVLLLGFTFAIQSYDKELASPTGAPPAQILLDALGATTGKLLLLVVIGAQLFCGMASVTANSRMIYAFSRDGALPFSRVWHTVSPRTRTPVAAVWLAALGALALGLPYLINTTAYAAVTSIAVIGLYIAYVIPTFLRVRKGAAFERGPWHLGRWSAPVGVVSMLWVTVITVLFMLPQVSPVTWETFNYAPVAVLVVLGFAATWWLASARRWFLGRAPTPTPKSVHK
- a CDS encoding site-specific integrase, with product MKGSTHRRCYCRDPHTGKPLGKKCPKLSSRKHGSYSIRQELPPREDGTRRSFNRAGYESLKTAQADLDHVRALLALADKDDPDSLQRLVALLEEVAAEKAPLPAIEETRRRLRAGLALRGSLTVGEWLDQWFAAKKRRKTTLNGYASHIRVHLKPRIGHVRLDRLNVGHLVEMFDGIADDNEVIAAENEARREQIARCKPSKPGRPVGAERKLLAAERAKLAEMKPFRKITGPASRQAIRRTLRAALNSAIAQQLITFNPASHVELESGKRPKPLLWTDERVRRWRETGEVPGPVMVWTPQQFGAFLDAAEGDRLYAIFHLMGTRGLRRGEAVGQDWHEIDLDAGLITPAKEIVVDGWDPYESEPKTDGSANTIALDSTTVSELREHKARQEKERAKWDTAWQDTGKVFTKEDGSWLHPETVSETFRRILATTDLPPITLRDLRHVAATLTHGGGGDIHAVKETLRHSTITLTSDTYTSLLPELDREIAEKAAKLIPRARQAAAEPSAQTAANPQTTPTSAHASLTQWLENEEAPEPTEADPDAA
- a CDS encoding MobC family plasmid mobilization relaxosome protein, translated to MKHDLFHPENAPAEPRTLTKSLTLVDRWRRAFGRAAPGGASSTPSPTPGRSSGVSAPGVAEEAQRQGAPGRDVGAVGGPDEDPLHTVQREILRSVRAADTAESVGGEPVVKSVQPAIRRFTGTKRVVRVGPLRFTGDEHPRLQEAAAEHGYKGDSGFAADIVLAFLTGHFTANLPLSEDRRRTHIFRAQVLRQLNRIGVNVNQIARALNSDHTPPDIRRHLDDLHNLLELIAEALRRPADPETEAPA